A window of the Thermococcus sp. M39 genome harbors these coding sequences:
- a CDS encoding DevR family CRISPR-associated autoregulator: protein MSEKVFEIAILGRALWELHSLNNEGNVGNVVEPRSVKIIDPNTGEAVTTDGISGEMLKHIHSEFMWLLDGKENLCDACKVLQPERFNYVIKIGKEKPSTVEEAVKKALESCDICDVHGFMIEKPTVARKSTIEFGWALGIPEVYRDIHLHARHALGEKEKKKNDEESEEIRSQMIYHRPTRTGKYAIVTVFQPWRIGLNEARQDVYSYDGERRKERYQLALKAYQLMFTRPEGAMTTTRLPHVVDFEGVIVYSTKPVPVPVISPLKEDYKAEIKKIAETIEGIEVLEFKGVADFVEKIGTLLSKEPYEMNFGGEK from the coding sequence ATGAGTGAAAAAGTTTTTGAAATTGCAATTTTGGGAAGAGCCCTTTGGGAGCTCCACAGCTTGAACAACGAAGGCAATGTTGGAAACGTTGTTGAGCCAAGAAGCGTTAAGATAATTGATCCAAATACTGGAGAAGCTGTAACAACTGATGGAATTTCCGGGGAAATGTTGAAACACATTCATTCAGAGTTTATGTGGCTCCTCGATGGCAAGGAAAATCTATGTGATGCATGTAAGGTTCTTCAGCCGGAAAGATTTAATTATGTCATTAAAATCGGAAAAGAAAAGCCAAGCACAGTAGAAGAAGCCGTCAAAAAAGCTCTTGAATCCTGTGATATTTGTGATGTGCACGGATTCATGATTGAAAAGCCTACAGTTGCGAGAAAATCAACCATAGAGTTTGGATGGGCTTTAGGCATTCCTGAAGTTTATAGGGATATTCACTTACACGCAAGACATGCATTAGGTGAAAAAGAGAAGAAGAAAAATGATGAAGAAAGTGAGGAAATTCGGTCACAAATGATTTACCACAGACCTACAAGAACTGGAAAATATGCAATTGTTACAGTTTTCCAGCCATGGCGCATTGGTTTGAATGAAGCAAGGCAGGATGTATATTCCTACGATGGAGAGCGTAGAAAAGAGCGCTATCAACTGGCACTAAAGGCCTATCAGCTAATGTTCACAAGACCTGAGGGAGCAATGACAACAACAAGGCTTCCACATGTAGTTGATTTTGAGGGTGTAATAGTTTATTCCACAAAACCTGTTCCAGTGCCAGTAATTTCTCCGTTGAAGGAAGACTACAAAGCGGAAATAAAGAAGATAGCTGAGACAATTGAGGGGATTGAAGTTCTTGAGTTTAAAGGAGTGGCCGATTTCGTGGAGAAGATTGGCACGCTGTTAAGCAAAGAGCCCTACGAGATGAACTTTGGGGGAGAGAAATGA
- the cas5a gene encoding type I-A CRISPR-associated protein Cas5a, whose amino-acid sequence MKWMRLRIHFPSFYSYRIPEYSSQYALALPLIAPSTIKLALVATAIRMSGKVSEGKRIFEYVKDAKVGIKLPKIIVVNSVFIKRLKKKKDQPGFQPSFGVREYVHFSGDLEVYLGFSKIGIPKELITYAQSIRYLGTSDSIVYVKSAEWIDKEPADAVFPSELSKLPEGAIIYPVKDFAKKVTFEQINPYSSKKAGKPYETKYCPILLSKRPKEGKNWKLFVLS is encoded by the coding sequence ATGAAATGGATGAGGCTTAGGATTCACTTTCCTTCATTTTATTCCTACAGAATCCCAGAGTATTCGTCCCAGTATGCGTTAGCTTTGCCTCTAATCGCACCATCCACAATAAAGTTAGCTCTCGTTGCAACGGCAATTAGAATGAGCGGCAAAGTTAGCGAAGGGAAAAGAATCTTTGAGTATGTAAAAGATGCAAAGGTTGGAATTAAACTCCCTAAAATCATTGTAGTGAATAGTGTTTTCATCAAGAGACTAAAAAAGAAGAAAGATCAACCAGGTTTTCAGCCAAGCTTCGGAGTTAGGGAATACGTTCATTTCAGTGGGGACTTAGAAGTTTATTTGGGGTTCAGCAAAATTGGGATTCCAAAGGAATTAATAACCTATGCACAGAGCATTAGATATCTCGGAACAAGTGATTCAATCGTCTATGTAAAGAGCGCAGAGTGGATAGATAAAGAACCAGCTGATGCTGTTTTCCCTTCAGAACTCTCAAAGCTTCCTGAAGGGGCAATTATTTACCCAGTAAAGGACTTTGCAAAAAAAGTTACATTTGAGCAGATTAACCCCTACTCATCTAAAAAAGCTGGAAAACCTTATGAGACCAAATATTGCCCCATACTCCTCTCAAAACGTCCAAAAGAGGGCAAGAACTGGAAACTCTTTGTGCTTTCTTAG
- the cas4 gene encoding CRISPR-associated protein Cas4, giving the protein MEAFPMTDLYPEHHLLIRGTEINYLFICPTKLWYFSKGITMEQESEWVDLGKFLHEKSYFGEEKEIRIGPISIDFIKKGDIIEVHEVKKGKSMEKAHEMQALYYLYYLKKLGINAKAILNYPKLRETKEITLEGREKEVEEAIKEVERVKSLPTPPKPVKTKKCKKCAYYELCWV; this is encoded by the coding sequence ATGGAGGCCTTTCCAATGACCGACCTATATCCCGAACATCACCTCCTAATCCGTGGCACAGAAATTAACTACCTCTTCATCTGCCCAACTAAACTCTGGTACTTTTCTAAAGGCATCACCATGGAGCAAGAGAGTGAATGGGTTGACCTTGGCAAGTTCCTCCACGAAAAGAGCTACTTCGGAGAAGAAAAGGAAATCAGAATCGGTCCAATAAGCATTGACTTCATCAAGAAAGGTGACATCATTGAAGTCCATGAAGTCAAAAAGGGCAAATCAATGGAGAAGGCCCACGAGATGCAGGCTCTCTATTACCTTTACTACCTCAAGAAACTTGGCATAAATGCGAAAGCTATTCTGAATTATCCAAAGCTCAGAGAAACGAAAGAGATAACACTTGAAGGAAGAGAAAAAGAAGTTGAAGAAGCTATAAAAGAAGTTGAGCGGGTAAAATCGCTCCCAACCCCACCTAAGCCTGTAAAAACAAAGAAGTGCAAAAAATGTGCATATTATGAGCTCTGCTGGGTTTGA
- a CDS encoding MBL fold metallo-hydrolase gives MKKLPLILMAILVLLLALIPLFRQQNSVRQQEEYSGGDKIIIVYDNKALSGFKSAWGFAAVVRFKNYTILFDTGGDGEILLGNIKKLDIDPKSIQYVFLSHIHGDHTGGLWAFLRENPNVTVFLPSIFPDSFKEKVRSFGAKVVEIDDPKEILKNVYSTGVMSPVGEQALVLKTSKGLVVVTGCSHPGIVKIVERAENITGENAFLVVGGFHLFGASEKEVRAIATSLKKLGVQKVMPCHCTGSKAERIFAEEFGVDYVGCGVGKVISW, from the coding sequence ATGAAAAAGCTTCCCCTAATCCTCATGGCAATACTGGTGCTCCTCTTGGCTCTCATTCCTTTATTTAGACAACAGAATTCAGTCAGACAACAAGAGGAATATTCTGGTGGAGACAAAATAATTATCGTCTATGACAACAAAGCATTGAGCGGCTTTAAAAGCGCATGGGGCTTTGCTGCTGTTGTTAGATTCAAAAACTATACAATTCTTTTTGATACCGGTGGCGATGGTGAAATTCTGCTGGGCAACATAAAGAAGCTTGACATTGACCCAAAGTCAATCCAATACGTTTTTCTGTCTCACATCCATGGAGATCACACAGGTGGGCTGTGGGCGTTTTTAAGGGAGAATCCCAATGTGACGGTATTCCTCCCAAGTATCTTCCCAGATAGTTTTAAAGAGAAAGTCCGGAGCTTTGGGGCAAAAGTCGTTGAAATTGATGATCCGAAAGAAATTTTGAAGAATGTTTACTCCACTGGAGTAATGTCTCCAGTAGGAGAGCAGGCTCTCGTTTTGAAAACTTCAAAGGGTTTAGTTGTGGTAACTGGATGCTCTCATCCCGGAATAGTTAAGATCGTGGAGAGAGCAGAGAACATAACAGGAGAGAATGCCTTCTTAGTTGTTGGAGGTTTTCACTTATTTGGAGCATCAGAAAAGGAAGTTAGGGCAATAGCTACAAGCCTCAAAAAGCTGGGAGTTCAAAAAGTTATGCCTTGCCACTGTACAGGAAGCAAAGCAGAGCGCATTTTTGCGGAGGAGTTCGGGGTGGATTATGTAGG
- the cas3 gene encoding CRISPR-associated helicase Cas3', whose amino-acid sequence MGEIERKFKQVTGFAPYKFQKEAIEYLLEGYSLIVRAPTGAGKSEMVLIPFISEVNESLPSQLIYSLPNRTLVESLGNRAKRYASFKKLRVAVHHGKRVESQLFEEDIIITTIDQAAGAYLSVPLSMPKKWGNIFVGGVASSMLVFDEVHTLHPEKGLLTSVAMSIESSKLGFPFVMMSATLPESFMEKVKNMAEKKGGRVHIINVDDENEITSRKTRKVYLDSTPLRSKTSLSAEEVLRHLDDSKNLLVVVNTVRKAQELYLSLEDKVDVPLLLLHSRFLDEDRQAKERTVLEIFGKKQREGILIATQVIEVGMDISSSKLLTEISPIDSLIQRAGRVARWGGEGEVVVYDVERKQGNAYAPYTKELVEPTIEALKGVELLNWQAEVMLVDKVLSKPFESYLDPYKFYERLGGLVRAVYEGKRAYVEENVRETYSVEIALYENVEELRDEPEKAFRLKRLRVDFRVLAGKFNYLQEIGAKIYRVEENPLIDEYESKYELVEVQSKEDIMPFEFYIISGISYSPEVGLLFDKSGEIKSFEFEEKEHLFKLELKELKRETWVEHSLKTLEFLRTYMLPRYAYPIKTFAKYFGISKKDLISWIELSVALHDVGKLNYYWQKAVGWQKGEEPIAHGFENVKKLPPHATVSAKALEHYLMEQFDDEVLFKVFYLAIAHHHSPWSSKYQKFKLIENAHEHISLIYSIPEELIITKSASGSLLFKYLNIDDENEYYRLYGLVSKLLRISDRLATGGESYESIFSP is encoded by the coding sequence ATGGGGGAAATAGAAAGAAAGTTTAAGCAAGTGACTGGATTTGCTCCATATAAGTTTCAAAAGGAAGCTATTGAATACCTCTTAGAAGGCTATTCTTTAATCGTTAGAGCACCGACAGGGGCAGGAAAAAGTGAAATGGTGCTGATTCCTTTTATCTCTGAAGTGAACGAAAGCTTGCCTTCTCAGCTTATCTATTCCTTGCCAAATAGAACCCTTGTTGAAAGTTTAGGTAATAGGGCTAAACGCTATGCATCCTTTAAAAAGCTTAGAGTTGCTGTTCACCATGGAAAAAGAGTTGAAAGTCAGCTTTTTGAGGAGGATATAATTATTACAACAATTGACCAAGCGGCGGGAGCTTATTTAAGCGTGCCCTTAAGCATGCCAAAAAAGTGGGGAAATATCTTCGTTGGTGGTGTTGCATCTTCAATGCTGGTGTTTGATGAAGTTCACACGTTGCATCCAGAAAAAGGACTGTTGACATCGGTAGCAATGAGCATTGAGAGTTCAAAGCTTGGATTTCCATTTGTCATGATGTCTGCTACACTCCCAGAGAGCTTTATGGAAAAAGTAAAGAATATGGCAGAGAAGAAAGGAGGAAGAGTGCACATAATTAACGTTGATGATGAAAACGAAATTACTTCGAGGAAAACTCGGAAAGTTTATTTAGATAGTACTCCCCTTCGCTCTAAGACTTCCTTAAGTGCTGAAGAAGTTCTGAGACATTTGGATGATTCCAAAAACCTTTTGGTTGTTGTTAACACCGTTAGGAAAGCTCAGGAACTCTATCTTAGCCTCGAGGATAAGGTAGATGTTCCGTTATTATTACTCCATTCACGGTTTCTTGATGAAGATAGACAAGCTAAAGAGAGAACAGTTTTAGAGATTTTTGGAAAGAAGCAAAGAGAAGGAATCTTAATTGCCACGCAAGTAATTGAAGTGGGTATGGACATCTCCTCCTCAAAACTTTTGACAGAAATTTCTCCTATTGATTCTCTTATCCAACGAGCGGGAAGAGTCGCAAGATGGGGTGGCGAAGGTGAAGTTGTCGTGTATGATGTTGAAAGAAAGCAAGGAAATGCTTATGCACCATACACCAAAGAACTTGTTGAACCCACAATTGAAGCTCTCAAAGGTGTTGAGCTTTTGAACTGGCAAGCTGAGGTAATGCTGGTTGATAAAGTTCTCTCTAAACCTTTTGAGAGTTATCTCGATCCATATAAATTCTATGAACGGTTGGGAGGTTTGGTTAGGGCTGTTTACGAAGGAAAGCGGGCATATGTTGAAGAAAATGTTAGAGAAACTTATTCAGTTGAGATAGCACTATATGAAAACGTTGAAGAACTTAGAGATGAACCAGAGAAAGCATTTAGGCTCAAGCGGTTAAGGGTTGACTTTAGAGTTTTGGCTGGTAAGTTCAACTACCTACAGGAGATTGGTGCCAAAATTTACCGTGTGGAGGAAAATCCACTCATCGACGAATACGAGAGCAAGTATGAGCTCGTGGAAGTTCAAAGCAAAGAAGATATCATGCCATTTGAGTTTTACATAATTTCCGGAATAAGTTACTCTCCAGAGGTTGGTCTGCTATTTGACAAAAGTGGTGAGATTAAGAGCTTTGAATTTGAAGAAAAGGAACATCTGTTTAAGCTTGAGCTAAAAGAATTAAAGAGAGAAACATGGGTTGAGCATTCACTAAAAACACTCGAATTTTTAAGAACATATATGTTACCAAGATATGCTTATCCAATCAAAACATTTGCCAAATATTTTGGTATCTCCAAGAAGGACTTAATTAGTTGGATTGAGCTTAGTGTGGCTTTGCATGATGTGGGCAAGCTTAACTATTACTGGCAAAAGGCAGTAGGATGGCAAAAAGGAGAAGAGCCAATAGCCCACGGCTTTGAGAATGTTAAGAAGTTGCCGCCTCATGCAACTGTGTCTGCCAAAGCTTTAGAGCACTATTTAATGGAACAGTTTGATGATGAGGTATTGTTCAAGGTTTTCTATTTAGCAATAGCACATCATCACTCGCCTTGGTCTTCTAAATATCAAAAGTTCAAGCTTATTGAGAATGCACATGAGCACATATCCCTAATCTACTCAATTCCAGAAGAGCTGATAATCACAAAAAGTGCCTCTGGAAGTCTGCTTTTCAAATACTTGAATATTGACGATGAGAATGAGTATTATCGTCTATATGGGTTAGTCTCTAAGCTTTTGCGTATCTCAGATAGGCTTGCAACGGGTGGTGAGTCATATGAATCGATATTTAGTCCCTAA